One Oncorhynchus nerka isolate Pitt River linkage group LG5, Oner_Uvic_2.0, whole genome shotgun sequence genomic window carries:
- the LOC115129679 gene encoding E3 SUMO-protein ligase ZBED1-like isoform X1, whose translation MEAKGASSSNLHLVAHPRAKSKVWRYFGFDTDADGCILHWRRIYCRICMTQIAYSGNTSNLSYHLEKNHPVEFCEFVKSNTEQMREAVATAYSKIKTEPMQQQCQEAILKQSPAFENINRRHNDLTSAIISFVCEGMYPVSVVEEPTFQALLRTADPRYLPPSRIDVAMKALPQRYNQIRDAVLGEVAGVVNCGVSTDLWQSQTQNRTYISLSMHSLNQNGLGSGFSMSTKCLKTFEVPEDNTAENITRALYEAFVEWGITHKVNGATTNGSLDIVKACSLLDLSVQMPCLGHTINRGMDEAFQLPRIDCFLGRCRKLVDYFQQSVMAMYLLREKQRQQGLAQCVLIRDRVRSWVTTLTMLQRLKEQQAIISVVLMEDSDNHQLSFKDSEWNMVEGLIGVLQPFKLVADMITDCRYPTISMVRPVLHMLLNTTLKAKEGDAKEVGMAKEVISKVLSSTYPQPSEIAMFLNVATFLDPRYKRLPFLSPHDRSQVESKVIEEAKAILEKQRNENVVTDELAPLSDEPPNKKQTLDKPSPSCSNAGNPLAVIFCQSGNDENQEELHAQVVEELSNFKSQKILGLNEDPLHWWSDRMGLFPTLPKVLQKYWCVPATSVPSHRLFSSSGTFFCGKRNRLTPAHVDQQVFLYENSRRCNEAEPIEDDSGEWGLGLEQDSGSGHGITGQATAHYQTVTIP comes from the coding sequence ATGGAGGCCAAAGGTGCTTCCTCATCTAATCTCCACCTTGTTGCACATCCAAGGGCAAAAAGTAAAGTATGGAGGTATTTTGGCTTTGACACCGATGCAGACGGGTGTATACTACACTGGAGGAGGATCTACTGTCGCATATGTATGACTCAAATAGCATATTCCGGGAACACCTCCAATCTCTCGTACCACCTGGAGAAGAACCACCCAGTTGAGTTCTGTGAGTTTGTGAAGAGCAACACGGAGCAGATGCGTGAGGCGGTCGCAACGGCCTACTCCAAGATAAAGACTGAACCTATGCAGCAGCAATGTCAGGAAGCCATCCTGAAGCAGAGCCCAGCGTTTGAAAATATCAACCGACGGCATAATGATCTGACGTCTGCGATCATCAGCTTTGTCTGTGAAGGGATGTACCCTGTGTCTGTGGTGGAAGAACCCACCTTTCAGGCCCTTTTAAGGACTGCAGATCCAAGATACTTGCCCCCAAGCAGAATCGACGTAGCAATGAAAGCCCTACCACAGAGGTACAATCAGATCCGAGATGCAGTGCTGGGTGAGGTGGCAGGGGTGGTGAACTGCGGTGTCTCAACTGACCTTTGGCAAAGCCAAACCCAGAACAGGACCTACATCTCCCTGTCCATGCACTCTCTGAACCAAAACGGACTAGGTTCTGGTTTCTCCATGAGTACCAAATGCCTGAAAACCTTTGAAGTTCCAGAGGACAATACAGCTGAGAATATTACCAGAGCATTGTACGAAGCATTTGTCGAATGGGGGATAACTCACAAAGTCAACGGTGCCACCACTAACGGTTCATTGGACATTGTGAAAGCTTGCTCTCTTCTGGATCTATCCGTGCAGATGCCTTGCCTTGGCCACACTATAAATCGAGGGATGGATGAGGCCTTTCAGCTGCCCAGAATTGACTGCTTTTTGGGACGTTGCCGCAAACTTGTTGATTATTTCCAACAGTCCGTGATGGCTATGTATTTGCTGCGAGAGAAGCAGAGGCAGCAAGGCCTAGCCCAGTGTGTCCTCATCAGAGACAGGGTCCGATCCTGGGTGACCACACTGACTATGCTCCAGCGCCTGAAAGAGCAGCAGGCCATTATCAGTGTGGTACTCATGGAGGACAGTGACAACCATCAGCTGAGTTTCAAGGACAGTGAATGGAACATGGTTGAGGGCTTGATTGGAGTTCTGCAACCTTTCAAACTGGTAGCTGACATGATAACAGACTGTAGGTATCCGACCATTAGTATGGTGAGGCCTGTCCTTCACATGCTGCTGAACACAACCCTCAAGGCCAAAGAAGGGGACGCAAAAGAGGTTGGCATGGCCAAAGAGGTAATCTCCAAGGTGTTGTCCAGCACCTACCCGCAGCCGTCTGAGATTGCAATGTTTCTCAACGTCGCCACTTTCCTGGATCCCCGTTACAAGAGGCTTCCTTTCCTGTCCCCCCACGACCGCTCCCAAGTGGAGAGTAAAGTCATTGAGGAGGCCAAAGCCATTCTTGAGAAACAGAGGAATGAGAATGTGGTCACAGATGAATTGGCTCCTCTTTCTGATGAGCCACCCAACAAAAAACAGACTCTTGACAAACCCTCTCCTTCATGTAGCAATGCAGGCAACCCTTTGGCTGTGATATTTTGCCAGTCAGGCAATGACGAGAACCAAGAAGAGCTACACGCTCAGGTCGTGGAAGAGCTAAGCAACTTCAAATCCCAGAAGATCCTGGGTCTCAACGAAGACCCTCTCCATTGGTGGTCGGACCGTATGGGCTTATTCCCTACTCTCCCCAAGGTGCTCCAGAAGTACTGGTGTGTCCCCGCCACTAGTGTCCCCTCCCACAGACTGTTCAGTTCCTCAGGGACTTTCTTCTGTGGTAAGAGGAACCGCCTCACCCCGGCACATGTAGACCAACAGGTGTTTCTCTATGAAAACTCACGGCGCTGCAATGAGGCTGAACCTATTGAGGATGACTCCGGGGAATGGGGCTTGGGACTGGAGCAGGACTCTGGGTCAGGCCATGGAATAACTGGGCAGGCCACTGCCCACTACCAAACAGTTACAATACCCTAA
- the LOC115129680 gene encoding CD99 antigen-like protein 2 isoform X6 translates to MKSCLWIALFVTLAIGTKTQDFDLADALDFDNPKATAVPKQPKKPAKDPSPGGGVDLFDFLGPEEPDKPAGIPPKEGGTNPKPAPPPPAPVDPKKPADDGMGFDLSDALGPDPVPDKPAVVPPKDGGTGGGSFGDNDLFDVSDNGGYKPDPGKGGGGGGGGGGNAPADQPQDLDLLWGQFLKMLDANMPEGVHVWISNIKQAVLPLLEKAMELLDVGQ, encoded by the exons ATGAAATCTTGCTTATGgattgcgttgtttgtaactctTGCTATAGGGACGAAAACACAGG ACTTTGATCTTGCTGATGCCTTAGATTTTG aTAACCCTAAGGCAACTGCTGTTCCAAAACAGCCAAAGAAACCTGCAAAGGATCCCAGTCCAG GAGGTGGAGTTGATCTATTTGATTTTCTTGGTCCAGAAG AGCCTGATAAACCAGCTGGGATCCCTCCTAAAGAAGGTGGAACTA ATCCCaaacctgcccctccacctcccgCACCTGTAGATCCCAAAAAACCAGCTGATG ATGGGATGGGTTTTGACCTGTCTGATGCCTTGGGTCCAG ATCCCGTACCGGATAAACCAGCTGTTGTTCCACCTAAAGATGGAGGCACCG GTGGCGGGTCCTTCGGAGACAATGACCTGTTTGATGTGAGCGACAACGGTGGCTACAAGCCTGATCCCGGcaagggaggtggaggaggaggaggaggaggag GTAATGCTCCTGCAGATCAACCTCAAG ATCTAGACCTACTGTGGGGCCAATTCCTGAAGATGCTAGATGCTAACATGCCAGAGGGCGTCCATGTTTGGATATCCAACATAAAGCAAGCAGTGTTGCCTCTGTTAGAGAAGGCCATGGAGCTTTTGGATGTGGGCCAATGA
- the LOC115129680 gene encoding CD99 antigen-like protein 2 isoform X2, protein MKSCLWIALFVTLAIGTKTQDFDLADALDFDNPKATAVPKQPKKPAKDPSPGGGVDLFDFLGPEEPDKPAGIPPKEGGTNPKPAPPPPAPVDPKKPADDGMGFDLSDALGPDPVPDKPAVVPPKDGGTGGGSFGDNDLFDVSDNGGYKPDPGKGGGGGGGGGGNAPADQPQDVEAGSGQIAGVVSAIGVALLGAASSYFAYQKKKLCFKIQGGVDPESGKNARGARSNPQSMSNLLRSF, encoded by the exons ATGAAATCTTGCTTATGgattgcgttgtttgtaactctTGCTATAGGGACGAAAACACAGG ACTTTGATCTTGCTGATGCCTTAGATTTTG aTAACCCTAAGGCAACTGCTGTTCCAAAACAGCCAAAGAAACCTGCAAAGGATCCCAGTCCAG GAGGTGGAGTTGATCTATTTGATTTTCTTGGTCCAGAAG AGCCTGATAAACCAGCTGGGATCCCTCCTAAAGAAGGTGGAACTA ATCCCaaacctgcccctccacctcccgCACCTGTAGATCCCAAAAAACCAGCTGATG ATGGGATGGGTTTTGACCTGTCTGATGCCTTGGGTCCAG ATCCCGTACCGGATAAACCAGCTGTTGTTCCACCTAAAGATGGAGGCACCG GTGGCGGGTCCTTCGGAGACAATGACCTGTTTGATGTGAGCGACAACGGTGGCTACAAGCCTGATCCCGGcaagggaggtggaggaggaggaggaggaggag GTAATGCTCCTGCAGATCAACCTCAAG ATGTAGAAGCTGGATCTGGTCAGATCGCTGGCGTAGTGAGTGCAATAGGAGTGGCCCTCCTTGGTGCTGCCTCTAGCTACTTTGCCTACCAGAAGAAGAAACTGTGTTTCAAGATTCAGGGAG GTGTAGACCCAGAAAGTGGAAAGAACGCACGTGGAGCTCGGTCTAATCCCCAAT CGATGAGCAACTTGCTCAGGTCATTCTAA
- the LOC115129680 gene encoding CD99 antigen-like protein 2 isoform X7 produces the protein MKSCLWIALFVTLAIGTKTQDFDLADALDFDNPKATAVPKQPKKPAKDPSPDPKPAPPPPAPVDPKKPADDGMGFDLSDALGPDPVPDKPAVVPPKDGGTGGGSFGDNDLFDVSDNGGYKPDPGKGGGGGGGGGGGGNAPADQPQDVEAGSGQIAGVVSAIGVALLGAASSYFAYQKKKLCFKIQGGVDPESGKNARGARSNPQSMSNLLRSF, from the exons ATGAAATCTTGCTTATGgattgcgttgtttgtaactctTGCTATAGGGACGAAAACACAGG ACTTTGATCTTGCTGATGCCTTAGATTTTG aTAACCCTAAGGCAACTGCTGTTCCAAAACAGCCAAAGAAACCTGCAAAGGATCCCAGTCCAG ATCCCaaacctgcccctccacctcccgCACCTGTAGATCCCAAAAAACCAGCTGATG ATGGGATGGGTTTTGACCTGTCTGATGCCTTGGGTCCAG ATCCCGTACCGGATAAACCAGCTGTTGTTCCACCTAAAGATGGAGGCACCG GTGGCGGGTCCTTCGGAGACAATGACCTGTTTGATGTGAGCGACAACGGTGGCTACAAGCCTGATCCCGGcaagggaggtggaggaggaggaggaggaggag GAGGAGGTAATGCTCCTGCAGATCAACCTCAAG ATGTAGAAGCTGGATCTGGTCAGATCGCTGGCGTAGTGAGTGCAATAGGAGTGGCCCTCCTTGGTGCTGCCTCTAGCTACTTTGCCTACCAGAAGAAGAAACTGTGTTTCAAGATTCAGGGAG GTGTAGACCCAGAAAGTGGAAAGAACGCACGTGGAGCTCGGTCTAATCCCCAAT CGATGAGCAACTTGCTCAGGTCATTCTAA
- the LOC115129680 gene encoding CD99 antigen-like protein 2 isoform X3: MKSCLWIALFVTLAIGTKTQDFDLADALDFDNPKATAVPKQPKKPAKDPSPEPDKPAGIPPKEGGTNPKPAPPPPAPVDPKKPADDGMGFDLSDALGPDPVPDKPAVVPPKDGGTGGGSFGDNDLFDVSDNGGYKPDPGKGGGGGGGGGGGGNAPADQPQDVEAGSGQIAGVVSAIGVALLGAASSYFAYQKKKLCFKIQGGVDPESGKNARGARSNPQSMSNLLRSF, encoded by the exons ATGAAATCTTGCTTATGgattgcgttgtttgtaactctTGCTATAGGGACGAAAACACAGG ACTTTGATCTTGCTGATGCCTTAGATTTTG aTAACCCTAAGGCAACTGCTGTTCCAAAACAGCCAAAGAAACCTGCAAAGGATCCCAGTCCAG AGCCTGATAAACCAGCTGGGATCCCTCCTAAAGAAGGTGGAACTA ATCCCaaacctgcccctccacctcccgCACCTGTAGATCCCAAAAAACCAGCTGATG ATGGGATGGGTTTTGACCTGTCTGATGCCTTGGGTCCAG ATCCCGTACCGGATAAACCAGCTGTTGTTCCACCTAAAGATGGAGGCACCG GTGGCGGGTCCTTCGGAGACAATGACCTGTTTGATGTGAGCGACAACGGTGGCTACAAGCCTGATCCCGGcaagggaggtggaggaggaggaggaggaggag GAGGAGGTAATGCTCCTGCAGATCAACCTCAAG ATGTAGAAGCTGGATCTGGTCAGATCGCTGGCGTAGTGAGTGCAATAGGAGTGGCCCTCCTTGGTGCTGCCTCTAGCTACTTTGCCTACCAGAAGAAGAAACTGTGTTTCAAGATTCAGGGAG GTGTAGACCCAGAAAGTGGAAAGAACGCACGTGGAGCTCGGTCTAATCCCCAAT CGATGAGCAACTTGCTCAGGTCATTCTAA
- the LOC115129680 gene encoding CD99 antigen-like protein 2 isoform X4 — protein sequence MKSCLWIALFVTLAIGTKTQDFDLADALDFDNPKATAVPKQPKKPAKDPSPGGGVDLFDFLGPEDPKPAPPPPAPVDPKKPADDGMGFDLSDALGPDPVPDKPAVVPPKDGGTGGGSFGDNDLFDVSDNGGYKPDPGKGGGGGGGGGGGGNAPADQPQDVEAGSGQIAGVVSAIGVALLGAASSYFAYQKKKLCFKIQGGVDPESGKNARGARSNPQSMSNLLRSF from the exons ATGAAATCTTGCTTATGgattgcgttgtttgtaactctTGCTATAGGGACGAAAACACAGG ACTTTGATCTTGCTGATGCCTTAGATTTTG aTAACCCTAAGGCAACTGCTGTTCCAAAACAGCCAAAGAAACCTGCAAAGGATCCCAGTCCAG GAGGTGGAGTTGATCTATTTGATTTTCTTGGTCCAGAAG ATCCCaaacctgcccctccacctcccgCACCTGTAGATCCCAAAAAACCAGCTGATG ATGGGATGGGTTTTGACCTGTCTGATGCCTTGGGTCCAG ATCCCGTACCGGATAAACCAGCTGTTGTTCCACCTAAAGATGGAGGCACCG GTGGCGGGTCCTTCGGAGACAATGACCTGTTTGATGTGAGCGACAACGGTGGCTACAAGCCTGATCCCGGcaagggaggtggaggaggaggaggaggaggag GAGGAGGTAATGCTCCTGCAGATCAACCTCAAG ATGTAGAAGCTGGATCTGGTCAGATCGCTGGCGTAGTGAGTGCAATAGGAGTGGCCCTCCTTGGTGCTGCCTCTAGCTACTTTGCCTACCAGAAGAAGAAACTGTGTTTCAAGATTCAGGGAG GTGTAGACCCAGAAAGTGGAAAGAACGCACGTGGAGCTCGGTCTAATCCCCAAT CGATGAGCAACTTGCTCAGGTCATTCTAA
- the LOC115129680 gene encoding CD99 antigen-like protein 2 isoform X5: protein MKSCLWIALFVTLAIGTKTQDFDLADALDFDNPKATAVPKQPKKPAKDPSPGGGVDLFDFLGPEEPDKPAGIPPKEGGTNPKPAPPPPAPVDPKKPADDGMGFDLSDALGPDPVPDKPAVVPPKDGGTGGGSFGDNDLFDVSDNGGYKPDPGKGGGGGGGGGGGGNAPADQPQDLDLLWGQFLKMLDANMPEGVHVWISNIKQAVLPLLEKAMELLDVGQ, encoded by the exons ATGAAATCTTGCTTATGgattgcgttgtttgtaactctTGCTATAGGGACGAAAACACAGG ACTTTGATCTTGCTGATGCCTTAGATTTTG aTAACCCTAAGGCAACTGCTGTTCCAAAACAGCCAAAGAAACCTGCAAAGGATCCCAGTCCAG GAGGTGGAGTTGATCTATTTGATTTTCTTGGTCCAGAAG AGCCTGATAAACCAGCTGGGATCCCTCCTAAAGAAGGTGGAACTA ATCCCaaacctgcccctccacctcccgCACCTGTAGATCCCAAAAAACCAGCTGATG ATGGGATGGGTTTTGACCTGTCTGATGCCTTGGGTCCAG ATCCCGTACCGGATAAACCAGCTGTTGTTCCACCTAAAGATGGAGGCACCG GTGGCGGGTCCTTCGGAGACAATGACCTGTTTGATGTGAGCGACAACGGTGGCTACAAGCCTGATCCCGGcaagggaggtggaggaggaggaggaggaggag GAGGAGGTAATGCTCCTGCAGATCAACCTCAAG ATCTAGACCTACTGTGGGGCCAATTCCTGAAGATGCTAGATGCTAACATGCCAGAGGGCGTCCATGTTTGGATATCCAACATAAAGCAAGCAGTGTTGCCTCTGTTAGAGAAGGCCATGGAGCTTTTGGATGTGGGCCAATGA
- the LOC115129680 gene encoding CD99 antigen-like protein 2 isoform X1, with protein MKSCLWIALFVTLAIGTKTQDFDLADALDFDNPKATAVPKQPKKPAKDPSPGGGVDLFDFLGPEEPDKPAGIPPKEGGTNPKPAPPPPAPVDPKKPADDGMGFDLSDALGPDPVPDKPAVVPPKDGGTGGGSFGDNDLFDVSDNGGYKPDPGKGGGGGGGGGGGGNAPADQPQDVEAGSGQIAGVVSAIGVALLGAASSYFAYQKKKLCFKIQGGVDPESGKNARGARSNPQSMSNLLRSF; from the exons ATGAAATCTTGCTTATGgattgcgttgtttgtaactctTGCTATAGGGACGAAAACACAGG ACTTTGATCTTGCTGATGCCTTAGATTTTG aTAACCCTAAGGCAACTGCTGTTCCAAAACAGCCAAAGAAACCTGCAAAGGATCCCAGTCCAG GAGGTGGAGTTGATCTATTTGATTTTCTTGGTCCAGAAG AGCCTGATAAACCAGCTGGGATCCCTCCTAAAGAAGGTGGAACTA ATCCCaaacctgcccctccacctcccgCACCTGTAGATCCCAAAAAACCAGCTGATG ATGGGATGGGTTTTGACCTGTCTGATGCCTTGGGTCCAG ATCCCGTACCGGATAAACCAGCTGTTGTTCCACCTAAAGATGGAGGCACCG GTGGCGGGTCCTTCGGAGACAATGACCTGTTTGATGTGAGCGACAACGGTGGCTACAAGCCTGATCCCGGcaagggaggtggaggaggaggaggaggaggag GAGGAGGTAATGCTCCTGCAGATCAACCTCAAG ATGTAGAAGCTGGATCTGGTCAGATCGCTGGCGTAGTGAGTGCAATAGGAGTGGCCCTCCTTGGTGCTGCCTCTAGCTACTTTGCCTACCAGAAGAAGAAACTGTGTTTCAAGATTCAGGGAG GTGTAGACCCAGAAAGTGGAAAGAACGCACGTGGAGCTCGGTCTAATCCCCAAT CGATGAGCAACTTGCTCAGGTCATTCTAA